The following proteins are co-located in the Polystyrenella longa genome:
- the lepA gene encoding translation elongation factor 4 produces the protein MDTKYIRNFSIVAHIDHGKSTLADQLLLLSGAITQREFKEQILDDLDVEKERGITVKARAVTIHYTHEGEVYELNLIDTPGHVDFHYEVSRSLAACEGALLLIDAFQGVQAQSVANAYAAIEADLSIITVVNKIDLPVTRIEEVLEEVETIIGLPPDEALRVSAKQGIGIHDVFKAIIKHIPPPAGLADAPLRALVFDSKYDNYRGVITYIRVKEGTLHKGQTIKFMNDGSKSHVIEVGQFCPKMVSCDSLGPGQVGYIVSGVKTLGDIHVGDTVTLAENPAEKALPGYAKPQQMVFCGMYPIDATDFEKLRDELHKLSLNDASFTFAPESSDALGFGFRCGFLGMLHMEIIQQRLEQEQEIDLIQTAPNVTYELLLTNGQTQLIDNPENVPDAGQIQEFREPIAKTAFIVPGENIGTIMQLCADRRGIYKSTEYLGPLRAQIVYELPLGEIVYDMHDRLKSATRGYGTMDYEIIGFKESDLVKMDILVKGVKVDALATIVHRSEAERRGRSLVKRLKKEISKHQFEIALQAAIGARVIARETLSALRKNVTAKCYGGDITRKRKLWAKQKEGKKRMKQFGQVEIPQKAFLSVLDVAKED, from the coding sequence ATGGACACCAAATATATCCGTAACTTTTCGATTGTAGCGCACATCGACCATGGCAAAAGTACGCTGGCCGATCAATTGCTGCTCTTGAGCGGGGCGATTACCCAACGGGAATTCAAAGAACAGATTCTTGACGACCTGGACGTAGAAAAGGAACGGGGAATTACGGTCAAAGCACGCGCCGTAACGATTCATTACACACATGAAGGCGAGGTTTACGAACTGAACCTGATTGACACTCCGGGCCATGTTGACTTTCATTACGAGGTCTCGCGTAGTCTGGCAGCCTGTGAAGGGGCACTACTACTGATCGACGCCTTTCAAGGTGTACAGGCTCAGTCCGTCGCGAATGCCTACGCTGCGATTGAGGCCGATCTGAGTATCATCACCGTCGTCAATAAGATCGACCTGCCCGTCACCCGCATCGAAGAAGTTCTCGAAGAGGTCGAAACGATCATTGGACTTCCGCCTGATGAAGCGCTCCGCGTCAGCGCGAAGCAGGGGATTGGTATTCATGACGTCTTCAAAGCAATCATCAAGCATATTCCTCCGCCCGCTGGTCTAGCGGATGCCCCTTTGCGAGCCCTCGTCTTCGATAGTAAATACGATAACTATCGCGGTGTCATTACCTATATCCGGGTAAAGGAAGGGACGCTTCATAAAGGCCAGACCATCAAATTCATGAACGATGGTTCCAAGTCTCATGTCATCGAAGTGGGCCAGTTCTGTCCAAAGATGGTTTCCTGTGACTCACTTGGTCCCGGGCAGGTAGGCTATATCGTCTCGGGAGTAAAAACCCTGGGAGACATTCATGTCGGTGATACAGTTACATTAGCCGAGAACCCGGCCGAGAAAGCTTTGCCCGGTTACGCAAAACCACAGCAGATGGTTTTCTGTGGGATGTACCCGATCGACGCAACCGACTTTGAAAAGTTACGCGACGAACTGCATAAGTTGAGCCTGAACGATGCCTCGTTCACGTTCGCTCCCGAGTCGAGCGACGCGCTCGGATTTGGATTCCGGTGTGGATTCCTGGGGATGCTGCACATGGAAATCATCCAGCAGCGTCTTGAGCAGGAACAGGAAATTGACCTGATCCAGACCGCTCCGAACGTCACTTACGAGTTGCTGCTGACGAATGGACAGACGCAGCTGATTGATAATCCGGAGAACGTTCCCGATGCGGGGCAGATTCAGGAATTTCGTGAACCGATTGCGAAGACAGCCTTCATCGTTCCGGGTGAAAATATCGGCACGATTATGCAGCTATGTGCAGATCGACGAGGAATTTACAAAAGCACCGAGTATCTGGGGCCGCTTCGGGCACAGATTGTTTATGAGCTGCCGCTCGGCGAAATTGTCTATGACATGCACGACCGTCTGAAAAGTGCGACGCGTGGTTATGGAACGATGGACTACGAGATCATCGGTTTCAAAGAGAGCGACCTCGTCAAAATGGACATCCTTGTCAAAGGCGTGAAGGTCGACGCTCTCGCCACCATCGTGCATCGCTCCGAAGCAGAACGTCGAGGACGGTCGCTGGTCAAGCGATTAAAGAAAGAGATTTCCAAACACCAGTTTGAGATTGCTCTGCAAGCGGCAATTGGTGCCCGCGTCATCGCTCGAGAGACACTCTCTGCACTCCGCAAGAACGTCACGGCGAAATGTTACGGTGGTGACATTACCCGTAAGCGAAAACTGTGGGCGAAGCAGAAAGAGGGGAAAAAGCGAATGAAACAGTTCGGCCAGGTAGAGATTCCCCAGAAAGCATTCCTGTCTGTTCTGGATGTGGCCAAGGAAGATTAA
- a CDS encoding cold-shock protein produces MAEGTIKKLTEKGFGFINTGNGSDMFFHMSNLEGVSFEELQEGQTVTFTEGRGPKGPRAENVKPV; encoded by the coding sequence ATGGCAGAAGGTACTATTAAGAAATTGACCGAAAAAGGTTTCGGCTTCATTAACACCGGCAATGGTTCAGATATGTTTTTCCACATGTCTAACCTTGAAGGGGTCAGTTTCGAAGAGCTCCAGGAAGGTCAGACCGTCACTTTCACAGAAGGACGTGGCCCTAAAGGTCCCAGAGCAGAAAACGTTAAGCCTGTTTAG
- a CDS encoding RidA family protein — MSPEDRIISLNLELPAPPPPGGIYTPLVYQESLIYVSGHGPNLVDGTQICGKVGGDLTMEEGYQAARQVGLTMLATLQAQLGSLNRIKRAIKVLGMVNATPEFGEHPQVINGFSQLLLDVFGENNGRAARSAVGMGSLPGNIAVEVEAIFELHEG; from the coding sequence ATGAGCCCGGAAGACAGAATTATCAGTTTGAATCTGGAACTCCCTGCACCGCCGCCGCCGGGTGGTATTTACACTCCCCTTGTGTACCAGGAGTCCTTGATTTATGTGTCTGGCCATGGGCCCAACCTCGTGGATGGCACTCAGATTTGCGGGAAGGTGGGAGGCGACCTCACCATGGAAGAAGGATACCAGGCCGCTCGTCAAGTTGGCTTGACGATGCTCGCCACATTGCAGGCTCAGCTGGGATCATTAAATCGAATTAAGCGGGCAATCAAGGTACTGGGGATGGTAAACGCCACACCCGAGTTCGGCGAACACCCCCAGGTGATTAATGGTTTCAGCCAGCTGCTGCTGGACGTTTTTGGCGAAAACAACGGACGGGCAGCCCGCTCCGCCGTCGGGATGGGATCACTTCCGGGAAACATTGCCGTTGAAGTCGAGGCCATTTTTGAACTTCATGAAGGCTAA
- a CDS encoding acyltransferase family protein: MSNPSPTLQPSRQERLVSLDALRGFDMFWIIFGEALVHILHEKFHWGPLEWLHTELQHPEWHGFTFYDLIFPLFMFLAGVSFSYSLNKRRQQGTSNAQLHWQIIKRGLLLVLLGCIYNGLLLFDFENQRYPSVLGRIGLGYMGGALIALHLQTKGRLIVAAALLLGYWILMKYVPVPGFGTGVDNPGETWSGYLDRIIVSGHLYKDVRDPEGLVSTIPSIVNVLAGVITGDWLRREDKSGYQKVGAMALAGILCWGAGQLWNFDFPINKNLWTSSFVLVTVGWSLIFLATFYLVIDVWKLRWWTLFFVVIGVNPLFIYLASAFIDFNAIAALILRNEEGRLHPTLIAGTGLILKWLVLYVMYRKKIFLRL, encoded by the coding sequence ATGAGCAACCCCTCACCCACCTTGCAACCGTCTCGCCAGGAACGACTCGTCTCTCTCGATGCACTGCGCGGGTTCGATATGTTCTGGATCATTTTTGGGGAAGCGCTCGTCCACATTCTGCACGAGAAATTTCACTGGGGACCACTGGAATGGTTGCACACCGAGTTACAGCACCCTGAATGGCATGGGTTTACTTTTTATGACCTCATCTTTCCACTCTTCATGTTTCTCGCCGGGGTGAGCTTCAGTTATTCATTGAATAAACGGCGGCAACAGGGAACCTCGAACGCCCAACTCCACTGGCAGATTATTAAACGAGGTCTGCTGCTCGTTCTGCTAGGCTGCATTTACAATGGTCTCTTGTTATTCGATTTCGAAAATCAGCGTTACCCAAGCGTGCTGGGCCGAATTGGACTGGGATACATGGGGGGCGCCCTGATCGCGCTGCACCTGCAGACGAAGGGACGCCTGATCGTGGCAGCCGCCTTGCTGCTGGGATACTGGATTCTCATGAAGTATGTTCCTGTTCCCGGCTTCGGAACGGGCGTGGACAATCCAGGCGAAACCTGGTCCGGATATCTCGATCGAATTATCGTCTCTGGCCATCTCTATAAGGATGTCCGCGATCCGGAAGGACTCGTTTCCACAATCCCTTCTATCGTCAATGTCCTCGCCGGGGTCATCACCGGAGACTGGCTGCGACGTGAAGATAAATCGGGCTACCAGAAGGTCGGCGCCATGGCCCTGGCGGGCATTCTCTGCTGGGGTGCGGGACAGCTTTGGAACTTCGATTTTCCTATTAACAAAAACCTGTGGACGAGTTCCTTCGTGCTGGTGACAGTGGGTTGGAGCCTGATTTTCCTCGCCACGTTTTACCTGGTGATCGACGTTTGGAAACTGCGCTGGTGGACGTTGTTCTTTGTCGTCATTGGTGTTAATCCCCTCTTCATTTATCTGGCCAGCGCTTTTATCGATTTCAATGCAATTGCAGCTTTAATACTACGGAATGAAGAAGGCCGACTGCATCCGACATTGATTGCCGGAACCGGATTGATACTGAAATGGCTCGTGCTGTACGTGATGTATCGCAAGAAAATCTTTCTGCGGCTTTAG
- a CDS encoding protein-tyrosine phosphatase family protein: MHLFHSLLSFQDRLKDCSFAPLTLFVAVLFLGDFFFGPANGFAEEKAEESLHNLKKITLQYYSGAEPVGEAAFQQLKEMGVKVIISVDGIRPNVELARKYGIRYVHIPVQYSGIDRGAELSLVRAAKEIDEPVYVHCHHGKHRGPAAMAILCQAAEVFDGKQAEQFLQEAGTSPQYKGLWKSVREFQPPATSEELPPLEETAEVDSVASHMAEADRRFDHLTAFLEATEDMTPEIEDQLNGETLLLWELIRESRRTVALDKSSDAELVTAFEESDLRLKSIKYELKTTHSRATWLEKLNEIKRDCKACHAQFRN, encoded by the coding sequence ATGCATCTTTTCCACTCTCTCCTCTCCTTTCAAGATCGCCTCAAAGACTGCTCGTTCGCACCCCTGACCCTCTTTGTCGCCGTATTATTTCTTGGGGATTTTTTCTTCGGCCCAGCAAATGGGTTCGCTGAAGAGAAGGCAGAAGAATCTCTGCACAACCTCAAAAAGATTACACTTCAATACTACAGCGGGGCTGAACCGGTTGGAGAGGCCGCGTTCCAGCAGTTAAAAGAGATGGGAGTGAAAGTCATCATTAGTGTTGATGGCATTCGACCCAATGTGGAACTCGCGCGGAAGTACGGAATCCGATATGTTCATATCCCGGTGCAATACAGCGGGATTGATCGCGGTGCGGAACTTTCGCTCGTTCGGGCCGCGAAGGAAATAGATGAACCCGTATACGTGCACTGCCATCATGGCAAACATCGCGGTCCTGCGGCGATGGCTATTCTCTGTCAGGCAGCCGAGGTCTTCGATGGCAAACAGGCGGAGCAATTCCTGCAAGAAGCCGGAACCAGCCCGCAATACAAAGGACTGTGGAAATCGGTTCGCGAGTTCCAGCCGCCTGCCACCTCCGAGGAGTTACCTCCTCTGGAAGAAACTGCCGAGGTCGATTCCGTAGCCAGCCATATGGCCGAAGCAGATCGCCGTTTCGATCACCTCACTGCGTTCCTGGAAGCGACCGAGGACATGACTCCCGAAATCGAAGACCAGCTGAACGGCGAGACGCTGCTGCTCTGGGAGTTAATCCGGGAATCACGCCGCACCGTCGCGCTCGACAAAAGTTCCGACGCGGAGTTAGTCACTGCCTTTGAAGAAAGCGATCTCCGCCTCAAATCGATTAAATATGAATTGAAGACGACGCACTCCCGAGCGACCTGGCTTGAAAAACTGAATGAAATAAAACGGGACTGCAAAGCCTGTCATGCACAATTTCGGAATTGA